From the Phragmitibacter flavus genome, the window GGCCTGGGACCAGCCGCGCTGGACTTCGGAGAGGACGTTGACGACGATGAGGAACAGGATCGAGAGGATCGTCATCGAAATGAGCAGTTCGACCAGGGTGAAGGCGTGGCGGCGAAGGCGGCTCATGAGGTTCGAAGATCTAAAATTTGAGATTTGAGATTTTTAAATTTCGAATGATGAATGGGGCTAGAACTGTCGGGCGACGAGGGTGAGGTAGGTGGAGAAGGTGTTGGGGTTGTCGAAGGGGAAGTTTTCACGCGTGCTGGAGGCGATGCGGATGTGGATGGCCTTGGCGTTGGTGGCGGCGGGGAGGTCGGCGGTGTCGCCAACGGGCATGTTGATGTCGCCATGGGCGGTGGTGCCTGATTCGGAGGCAAGTTGGGCGCTCGCGACGTAGGCGACGCGGAGGTCGAAGCTGGCGTCGTCGGGGGCGATGGGATTGGCCTGATCATCGAAATACCAGCGGTTGGCGAGGATGGTGGGGAGGTTGCTCCAATGGTGAGGGGCGGCGGCGGGGGCGCCCCAGTCGGCGAGGCCGATGGCTCCGGAGATTTCGCTGACGATGCGGGTCTCGGCGGTGCGATTGGTGGCCTGGCGCATGTTGTCCATGACGGAGGGGATCAGTCCGAGAAGCGTGGTGAGGGAAAGGGCGAGGATGGCGACGGAGATGGCGACCTCGGCGAGGGAGAAAGCCTGTCGGGTGCGGTGATGAAAGGATGGGAAAAGGCGGTTCATGGGGCGAAGCGTTTGTTTTCGAGGACGCGGAATTTGTAATGCCGGTCGAGGGGTTCGGCGTCGTAGTTGGAGGGGAGGGCGTAGTCGGGGATGGTGGGATCGTCAGGGTTGATGCGACGTTCGATGAGGGCGGAACCGCGGTAGTCGGCGTTGATGGATTCGAGTTGCGGATTGAACTCGTTGGCGGGCACGGAGCGGGCTTTGCGGATGGTTTGGGCGCGGTAATGGACGCGGTAGGTGTTGCTTTGCGTGGTAATTTTTTGGTAGATGTGGGCGTAGGGACGTTCGCGGGCGTTGTCGCCGGTGAGGGCGCGGGCTTCCCAGAAGGTTTTCATGTCCTCGGTGTCGTTGTAGGGGGTGTTGACGTCGGGATCGCCGCCCTCGGTCTGGGCAGGGTTGGTGGCGGTGGTGAGGACGGAGGGAGAGGTGCCGGAGACTTTTTTGGGAATGAGGTTGATCTCGGCGATCTGACTGGCGGTGCGGAACAGTCCGCGGGCGGCGGTGGGGGTGTTGACGGTGGTTCCGCCAGAAGCAGCGCTTCCGAATTCGAATCGGCGTTCAAATTGTCCGAGGGTGCCCTGCCAGATGGTTCCGACTTTTTGGTCGGCAAGAATCGTGCGATGCCAATGGCGGAATTTGGGACTGGCGGTGTAGTTGCCGAGGTTGGCCTCGATGTCGGTCCAGAGCTGGTGATGGTGATATTGGCCGTCGCCGTAGCTGTTGTTGAAGGCGAGGAGTTGTGTTCCGGTCGGACCACCGCG encodes:
- the vccB gene encoding Verru_Chthon cassette protein B — translated: MNRLFPSFHHRTRQAFSLAEVAISVAILALSLTTLLGLIPSVMDNMRQATNRTAETRIVSEISGAIGLADWGAPAAAPHHWSNLPTILANRWYFDDQANPIAPDDASFDLRVAYVASAQLASESGTTAHGDINMPVGDTADLPAATNAKAIHIRIASSTRENFPFDNPNTFSTYLTLVARQF